A genomic window from Streptomyces sp. NBC_01429 includes:
- the pglX gene encoding BREX-2 system adenine-specific DNA-methyltransferase PglX, with protein MGRLNGKLTVISSELLCRDLRGLMVGLRSDLRERAQESAAAAVLESDYAHAREERTTSATWGSWRDEQIGRAAASWLLALTMTRFCEDNGMLDASGLLAVEEPQDGSPLSDERSREAVFDVLARVRSLPVMGQVLSPHSNPMWKITPSGQVLRTLRTFWLRRSPEGSLEHDFTDAARDTRFLRDLYYALDEQATKSYGLVATPDFVADMILDLTVEPAVAESGLPGFRAVDPACGSGTFLLGLFSRLFRLWTDAEPGMSPWQRAARALRSVHGVDINPCAVSIARFRLLVAAMNATGERRLSAVPDVPVVVAVGDSLLRGRGAPHAGELAVEEPSAMPPRREFSDYSRRHDLLGRASYHAVVSNPSYLTVKDKSLSTVYHDAYVSCRGKYALTAPFIERAFGLAAEGRNSGYVGLLTANSFMKREFGRPLIEQVLSRVEVSRIIDTSGAYIPGHGTPTVVLTGRNHEPDPQQPVYLVVGKEGEPAVPTAARDGLVWQSLRAMSDRSVAAEDRWAQSFFQQRSELTRFPWSLTDPTSVDLLRRMEQGERLGERVARIGYQAATGSDDIFCAPRQSFQRSRAEQGACVQVLTGSGIRDWSVRSEYAAFFPRAWDENSDRPKAVDLSHFPGHHRRLRPYWSVLVERPGIKDSTAPWYDWHQVASNRNVHSWSIAFPWVATHPHFSLLREPLVPLNSAPVLKLSPVASEVDHLRLLSVLNSSAACFWLKQMSQSKGESRIGQLRGGEAWEKIFEFTSTRLHDLPLPAHLPLERAASLDAMATSLTELSSSIADTRIPLDQEFLDSAECRWASTRSRMVAVQEELDWQVYKAYRLLPDDCELVSPLDGPPPLMVGERAFEIVLARKAQEGLVSTTWFDRHGAIPITEVPQHWPTAYRDLVQARIEAIEQHASLRLLEQPEHKRRWWTPGWHQLLQAGLRSRMLDRCEESDLWFETKDGVRHPVARTVDQLAKLLADDTEFVRLAARFSPGTRVLDVLQGLLSDTHVPAAPPLRYKESGLVKRSGWEAAWERQWASEQGQDGTADRQEQIDDTLVVPPRYTSADFVKPSYWQQRGKYDVPNERFMSYLPTSSSLSSTTVLGWAGWDAHETARVLLDLVESGAHADAGGFEVFPLLAALQDVLRRVQRTEPDLGPTEPSGSSQEYEEAFRRHVVRLGTSQAEITGWRPPAPRRGRPRRES; from the coding sequence ATGGGCCGACTGAATGGGAAGCTGACAGTGATCTCCAGCGAGCTCCTCTGCCGAGACCTGCGAGGGCTGATGGTGGGCCTGAGGAGTGATCTGCGGGAACGCGCGCAGGAGAGCGCCGCCGCCGCTGTCCTTGAGAGCGACTACGCACATGCCAGGGAAGAACGGACGACGTCTGCGACCTGGGGCTCATGGAGGGACGAGCAGATCGGCCGAGCAGCTGCCTCCTGGCTCCTGGCCCTGACGATGACCAGGTTCTGCGAGGACAACGGAATGCTCGACGCTTCCGGTCTTCTGGCCGTTGAGGAACCGCAGGACGGTTCGCCCCTCTCGGATGAACGTTCCCGGGAGGCTGTGTTCGACGTGCTCGCCCGGGTTCGCTCTCTGCCCGTCATGGGGCAGGTGCTCAGCCCACACAGCAACCCCATGTGGAAGATCACGCCCAGCGGTCAGGTTCTTCGAACGCTCCGGACGTTCTGGCTCCGCAGGTCCCCTGAAGGCTCCCTTGAGCACGACTTCACGGATGCGGCGCGCGACACACGATTCCTGCGGGACCTTTACTACGCCCTCGACGAGCAGGCGACGAAGTCGTACGGACTGGTCGCGACGCCAGACTTCGTGGCCGACATGATCCTTGATCTCACAGTCGAACCGGCGGTCGCGGAGTCCGGTCTGCCAGGGTTCCGGGCCGTCGACCCCGCCTGCGGATCAGGCACCTTCCTGCTGGGCCTCTTCAGCCGTCTCTTCCGACTGTGGACCGACGCCGAGCCCGGCATGAGCCCCTGGCAGCGGGCTGCCCGAGCACTACGGTCCGTCCACGGCGTGGACATCAACCCGTGTGCGGTGAGCATCGCGCGCTTCCGCCTGCTGGTAGCGGCCATGAACGCCACCGGTGAACGACGCCTGAGCGCGGTCCCCGACGTACCCGTGGTCGTTGCGGTGGGGGACTCCCTGCTCCGTGGTCGGGGGGCTCCGCATGCGGGGGAACTCGCAGTGGAGGAACCCTCCGCGATGCCCCCGAGGAGGGAGTTCTCCGACTACTCGCGCCGGCACGACCTGCTCGGCCGCGCTTCCTATCACGCTGTGGTGTCGAATCCCTCGTACCTCACGGTCAAGGACAAGTCGCTCTCCACTGTGTACCACGATGCCTACGTGAGTTGCAGAGGCAAGTACGCGCTCACCGCGCCCTTCATCGAGCGGGCGTTCGGACTCGCGGCGGAAGGCAGGAACAGCGGGTACGTGGGTCTGCTGACGGCCAACTCCTTCATGAAAAGAGAGTTCGGCCGCCCCCTCATCGAGCAGGTGCTGTCGAGAGTCGAAGTCTCCCGGATCATCGACACCTCTGGCGCCTATATCCCCGGGCACGGCACACCGACCGTCGTGCTCACCGGGCGCAATCACGAACCGGACCCGCAGCAGCCTGTGTACTTGGTGGTCGGCAAGGAGGGAGAGCCCGCGGTTCCGACGGCGGCGCGCGACGGCCTCGTATGGCAATCTCTGCGCGCCATGTCAGACAGGTCCGTTGCCGCCGAAGATCGCTGGGCCCAGTCCTTCTTCCAGCAGCGAAGCGAGCTGACCCGTTTTCCCTGGAGCCTGACAGACCCGACCAGTGTAGATTTGCTACGTCGAATGGAGCAGGGGGAACGGCTCGGTGAACGCGTTGCCCGGATCGGCTATCAAGCCGCTACGGGCTCCGATGACATTTTCTGCGCTCCGCGCCAGTCGTTCCAACGATCCCGGGCCGAGCAGGGAGCCTGTGTGCAGGTCCTGACCGGGTCCGGCATTCGCGACTGGTCCGTACGCAGCGAATACGCGGCGTTCTTCCCCCGCGCGTGGGATGAGAACTCCGACCGGCCCAAGGCCGTTGATCTGTCGCATTTCCCCGGTCATCACCGACGTTTGCGACCCTATTGGTCGGTGCTGGTCGAGCGCCCCGGCATCAAGGACTCCACCGCGCCCTGGTACGACTGGCACCAGGTCGCCTCGAACCGAAACGTACATTCTTGGTCGATCGCCTTCCCCTGGGTAGCGACCCACCCTCATTTCAGTCTGCTCAGAGAGCCTCTGGTCCCGCTGAACTCGGCGCCCGTACTGAAGCTTTCGCCCGTAGCTTCGGAAGTCGACCACCTCCGATTGCTCAGTGTGCTCAACAGCTCGGCCGCTTGCTTTTGGCTCAAGCAAATGAGCCAAAGCAAGGGAGAGTCGAGAATCGGCCAGCTCCGGGGCGGCGAGGCGTGGGAAAAGATCTTTGAGTTCACCTCGACGCGTCTGCATGACCTGCCTCTGCCCGCTCACCTCCCCCTCGAACGGGCCGCGTCCCTCGACGCGATGGCGACCAGCCTCACAGAGCTGTCATCATCGATCGCCGATACGCGCATACCCCTCGACCAAGAATTCCTCGACTCCGCCGAATGCCGCTGGGCCTCGACCCGTTCTCGGATGGTGGCCGTACAGGAGGAGCTCGACTGGCAGGTGTACAAGGCGTACAGATTGCTCCCCGATGACTGCGAATTGGTCTCTCCGCTGGACGGACCACCGCCGCTCATGGTGGGCGAGCGAGCGTTCGAGATCGTTCTGGCCCGTAAGGCCCAGGAGGGCCTGGTGTCCACGACGTGGTTCGACCGTCACGGAGCGATTCCTATCACCGAAGTCCCCCAGCATTGGCCGACCGCGTATCGGGACCTCGTACAAGCCCGCATCGAAGCCATCGAACAGCACGCTTCCCTGCGGCTGTTGGAACAACCGGAGCACAAACGCCGTTGGTGGACTCCCGGTTGGCACCAACTCCTCCAAGCCGGACTGCGGAGCCGGATGCTCGATCGTTGCGAGGAGTCAGACCTATGGTTCGAGACGAAGGACGGAGTGCGCCACCCAGTCGCCCGCACCGTGGATCAGTTGGCCAAGTTGCTAGCAGACGATACGGAGTTCGTCAGGCTCGCAGCACGTTTCTCACCCGGCACGCGGGTTTTGGACGTACTGCAGGGCCTGCTCAGTGACACACACGTGCCTGCGGCACCTCCCCTGCGGTACAAGGAGTCCGGCCTGGTGAAGCGGAGCGGCTGGGAAGCTGCGTGGGAGCGCCAATGGGCGTCGGAACAGGGACAAGACGGGACAGCCGACCGGCAGGAACAGATCGACGACACCCTCGTCGTACCGCCTCGCTACACGTCTGCGGACTTCGTCAAACCCTCCTACTGGCAACAACGCGGCAAGTACGACGTACCCAATGAACGTTTCATGTCCTACCTACCGACCTCCTCCTCTCTGTCCTCGACCACAGTCCTGGGGTGGGCGGGATGGGACGCCCATGAAACCGCCCGAGTGCTGCTCGATCTGGTCGAATCCGGCGCACATGCCGATGCCGGTGGATTCGAAGTGTTTCCGCTTCTCGCAGCTCTGCAAGATGTCTTGCGCCGAGTACAGCGGACCGAACCAGACCTCGGCCCCACCGAGCCATCGGGCTCCTCCCAGGAGTACGAAGAAGCCTTCCGTCGACACGTGGTACGCCTCGGAACCTCGCAAGCAGAGATCACCGGCTGGAGGCCCCCCGCCCCAAGAAGGGGACGACCGCGAAGAGAATCGTGA
- a CDS encoding transcriptional regulator — protein MASQPSLSDLRRAKFARRTPAALSELVGPEHGTVRLPLHLAWSGLTTFDLDQPRLRMSYYRIVLAEGQHDDLVRFLNRGLLVSLWPTLRTLISRDVREVWEHSFDELAHSAQAAA, from the coding sequence ATGGCATCACAGCCCAGTCTTTCTGATCTCCGCCGTGCCAAGTTCGCCCGGCGAACGCCCGCAGCACTCTCTGAGCTTGTCGGCCCCGAGCACGGCACGGTGCGCCTGCCACTTCACCTGGCGTGGTCGGGGCTGACCACGTTCGACCTCGACCAGCCCCGGCTGCGGATGAGCTATTACCGCATCGTGTTGGCCGAGGGCCAGCACGACGATCTGGTCCGGTTCCTCAATCGCGGCCTCCTCGTCAGTTTGTGGCCCACACTGCGCACATTGATCAGCCGTGATGTCCGTGAAGTCTGGGAACACTCCTTCGACGAGCTGGCTCACAGCGCCCAGGCTGCTGCGTGA
- a CDS encoding type II toxin-antitoxin system CcdA family antitoxin produces the protein MSSTTRITVTLPSDQVAELRKLTDNVSGYVAEAVARQIRHQLLGEDLRRHEEEHGPFSDEELAEARAKIFGSAGTSKGADAA, from the coding sequence ATGTCCTCAACGACTCGTATCACCGTCACGCTCCCCAGCGACCAAGTGGCGGAGCTTCGCAAGCTCACGGACAACGTCTCCGGCTATGTGGCGGAGGCCGTAGCCCGCCAGATCCGGCACCAGCTTCTGGGCGAGGACCTCCGCCGACATGAGGAAGAGCACGGACCCTTCAGCGACGAGGAGCTCGCCGAGGCCCGCGCGAAGATCTTCGGCTCCGCCGGCACCTCCAAGGGCGCGGACGCCGCGTGA